The following are from one region of the Oncorhynchus kisutch isolate 150728-3 unplaced genomic scaffold, Okis_V2 Okis03b-Okis08b_hom, whole genome shotgun sequence genome:
- the LOC109880461 gene encoding guanylyl cyclase-activating protein 2-like — MSYTDNTLDFMGYVAAVHLVLRGKLEDRPRSSFKFYDRDGNGQLDKKELKQVVKIIYNIKRHGNPSETENLTPDQITDRIFDLVDKNKDSQISLEEFLDGAQKDQWVLDQLQLDMRPCGWFRE; from the exons ATGAGTTACACG GACAACACACTAGACTTTATGGGGTATGTGGCAGCAGTGCACCTCGTTCTTAGAGGAAAGCTCGAGGACCGACCGAGGTCTTCTTTCAAATTTTATGACAGAGATGGAAACGGACAACTTGACAAAAAGGAGCTAAAACAAGTTGTCAAA atcatctacAATATCAAGAGGCATGGGAACCCATCTGAAACGGAGAACCTGACCCCTGATCAAATCACTGACCGGATCTTTGACCTGGTGGATAAGAATAAAGATA GCCAGATTTCCCTGGAGGAGTTCCTGGATGGGGCTCAGAAGGACCAGTGGGTGCTGGACCAGCTCCAGCTGGACATGAGGCCCTGTGGGTGGTTTCGAGAATAG